The nucleotide sequence AGTGCCCGAATTAGTTTATGGATCCACTGAGGATTGTCCACTCAGGTGAGACAGGCAAGTTGCAAGTGGTTCATAACATTGTTTGTTTAAAACATACTCAGGTGAAACTACTCTGTAGGTGTTTGTGACAGGACAGAGCTGTTAGCCGTTTCCCCATGGTTGGGGAAGGGTGTTAGCTTTGTTGACGTTTCTGTGGGTTTTGCCTCACTGTAACAATAGAGTTCAGCATGAATTACTGCTTGTGGTTTTTAAAGCATAAACAATGAGGTGATCCCCATTGATAAAATATTCACTATTTAGAATTTGGAACTGACAGAAAAGTGGACACTtgtctatttccttccttctctttcctttgcttTTGTGTTTGAGTGCACCTGCCTTAGACCCAACTGTGCCTCTCCTTTTTTCAAACATTGTAATGAAGAATAAATACCCACTTTCTCTTAATACGATTGTGGTGTTTCTTTTCCTAGATTAAAGAGACTGGTGCTAACCTAGCAATTTGTCAGTGGGGCTTTGATGATGAAGCAAATCACTTACTTCTTCAGAACAACTTGCCTGCGGTTCGCTGGGTAGGAGGACCTGAAATTGAGGTAGGATGTTCCAAGTGAAGAGACTTTGAGAAGTAGGGGTTCATCTTATGTGTTGAGGGGTGTTTTGATAGCCCTGCCTTAAATAACTGCATCACACCAAGGCTGGCAGATGAGGGGAGGGTGAGCTGGGAGAGAGGAAAGCGCTGGAATCTTTGTTACTGTTTGGATAACAGTGCTGTGTGTTTCTGGTGTTCCCTGGCATTTTGAAATTCTCTCCCTGTGTTGTCTCACTTGGCCCTGTCGTTGACTTACTAAGGCTGGAAGACCTGGTCTCATCCAAATACTAATGGCAGTCCCAGGCAACGGTGCCTCGGTGGTTCTCACTGCAGCGCAGTGCAAGGAACATGCAGCCTGGGTTCCCAGAGTGAGGGAGGGCTGCACAGAGGGGAGATGAGGGTATGAGCTTAGGGGACGGGCGCCAGGTGATAGATCCGGGCAACACCAAAGCCCCAATCAAGACGTCCAGCTCAAGAGCCTTGTTACCTAGCAAGGTGCTTTGGGTTGAACTGGAGATGTCTTGGTCAAAGTGGGGCAGCAGTTCTAGTGAACAAGTTGGTCTTAGATCAAGTTTTGCTCATTTGTGGCCCAGTTTTGAAAGTTAACTTCACCAGTACTGTCTTCATCCTTCTCCCTGACCACCCCAATTAGCTGATTGCCATCGCAACAGGAGGGCGGATCGTCCCCAGGTTCTCAGAGCTCACAGCCGAGAAGCTGGGCTTTGCTGGTCTTGTACAGGAGATCTCATTTGGGACAACTAAGGATAAAATGCTGGTCATCGAGCAGTGTAAGAACTCCAGAGCTGTAACCATTTTTATTAGAGGAGGAAATAAGATGGTGAGAATTCAACTATTTGTCCTATACTGttgtttattttgcttcatgGTCTGGCTTTTTTGCCTGTGTGTATTTAACAGAGACACAGTCAccataagaaaaataatcatggtTCTCGAACAATGACGTATCATGGTGTAAAATTACTGAAGACCATGTTAAATTGTTAATTTCACAAGGCACATTTGCCTTTCTGCTGTCCCTTATAGTATACAATATACACTATgagatttttatatctttttaaatacttaaacacAGTTTAAATATTCAAGTCCTGGATTTTAGAATGTTTGATACAGTTACATTAGGGGTTGGTTAAACTGCTAGTCCTAGCAACATAAGACTCATTTTAATTACAATATGGTATTATTACCAAGGATGACTTACATCTGTCCCTTAGGTAGAAAAAGGGAACCCAAGTGAATAACCATTGACAATCTCTGTTCTTTGAGAATGAGTTTTTAGCACATTGTGATAAATCTTTGCGAGTTTTGTCAGTTTTTGACTCTTGCTTGACCGTGTATCCTAGAATGAGTCACTGGCCGCCTCTGCCTCTTGAATTTTGTTAACTACATTGCAGGAAGGAAAGCTAGCAAGATAAATATTATCCGATAGTGGAGGCCATCTAAATATTAGAGCACAGCCTCTCTGTCTTTAAAAAGGTGCCAGATACTTGGCTGTAAATTGACTAGATCTTGATCACATTAATTCAGGCAAAGCTGTTTTCCTTAGATCATTGAGGAGGCGAAACGATCCCTTCACGATGCTTTGTGTGTCATCCGGAACCTCATCCGCGATAATCGTGTGGTGTATGGAGGAGGGGCTGCTGAGATATCCTGTGCCCTGGCAGTTAGCCAAGAGGCCGATAAGGTAAGGGATATGTGCAGACTTAGTCAAAGATTCAGGCCTCGCTGATGGTGGAGACTGTGAAGCTGCGGAACAGCGAGGTGCTGGATGCAAAACAAGCATCGTGAGCTGTGTGTAGGTGACAGGTGTTTTAATCTAAGTTAATTCCCACGTTCCTGTATTCAGATTCTGGTTACCATAAACTAGCATTTCTCAGCTGTTTTCAGCCAGTTCGTCCTTGAAATAATAAATCTATAGTCTTTTAatgttatttgaaattcaaaattaatattataacttaaaaataaagccGTAAGAGCTGCTGTATTTTGAGACATCTCTCACATGTATGTATACCCTCTGCCTGTATTCTGTGGTGACATTATAATATTCtaatagatacaaaaataaagacaGCCTGTTCTTATAATTCTTTGTGAGCTGACTTTTCAAAGTATGTGATACAGTTGTGTTTTCAAGGTGCCGCTGGGTTGTTTTGTTTCGCCAAGTGCACTCACCATACTTCTGTACCTTTCCAGTGCCCCACCTTAGAACAGTATGCCATGAGAGCGTTTGCCGACGCACTGGAGGTCATCCCCATGGCCCTCTCTGAAAACAGTGGCATGAATCCCATCCAGACTATGACCGAAGTCCGAGCCAGACAGGTGAAGGAGATGAACCCTGCTCTTGGCATCGACTGTTTGCACAAGGGGACAAATGGTGAGGAGCTGTCACGCCTCTGCGTGGGGTGTCTGATTTAAACTGAATAATCATCCACTGTATGTGCTGTGAGATGATGGtgtctttttaaatatgtaagcCCACTTCAGGTGTTCAAGTCCTGAATTTTAGAATGTTTGATTGCCGTAGGAATTGGTTAGACTACTAGACCTAGCAACATAAGACTCATTGTAATAACAGTAAAGTGCATATGGTACTATCACCAAAGATGACTTAGGTTTTAATCTCTGGTTTTTGGGAAGTAATGCCTTATTGCTgtttttacacagatgtctgtcaGTGGGCAGCATATATGTAACAGCTCTGAAGTGGGCTTTAGTTCACAGTTCACTGTGTGGTTAATCCTGCACACTGTGGAGTGTTttctaaatgtaatatataacCTCTGTAGCCACTTGTGTAGCTCAGCTCCCAAAAAGATATGGTGGCCGTAGCTTGTTGAAACAGTGGTCTCAGGCATTTCTGTACTAAATCAGGCCATGTCTGTAATCCATCCACAGAATGACAGCTTTTGCTTAAAGGTATAGGTACATTCTGCTTTCCATGTTCATATTCCAAGGGTTTCAATAGTAGCAACTCTTTGTGAGGCAAACATGTAATGTTTCTAACTTAAATGCCTGGCTGTGCTCAAATTTAGCATTtctagggccgggcacagtgactcatgtctgtaatcccagcactttaggaggccaagccgggtggatcacctgaggtcaggagtttgacaccagcctgaccaacatggtgaaacaccatctctactaaaaatacaaaaattagccgggcctggtcagggcaggcacctgtaatcccagctactcgggaggctgaggcaggagaatcgcttgaacccgggacgcagaggttccagtgagctgagatcgcactgttgtactccagcctgggtgacacctgtctccaaaaaaaaaaattagcatttctAGATCTTTCTTGGAAATATCTTACATTTCAGCTGTGGTCAGATTGACTTACTTTAGATTTCCTAAGTTAGGGTATGGATACTTTGTGGGATAAGATGTTCCTGAAAAATGTCACCCTGTAGCTAGTCATTGAAGACAGTGCCCTCCCAACAGCTCTCTTTACCAGGTGCGAGTTCCAGAGTGTCCTTGGAAGTAATGAAATTACATTCctctgaaaatgaaatataactGAAATTAGTGGCTTCCTGCTTGGCTTCCAGGAGTTTGTATTTCTTAAGTCTTACTGTGATTCCCTAAATCAGAAAGAGTTGGTTATTGATAGTTTATTGTATGCTATTTTAGGATAATCAGTGTCCTTGTATTTTTCAGATATGAAGCAACAGCATGTCATAGAAACCTTGATTGGCAAAAAGCAACAGATATCTCTTGCAACACAAATGGTTAGAATGATTTTGAAGATTGATGACATTCGTAAGCCTGGAGAATCTGAAGAATGAAGACATTGAGAAAACTATGTAGCAAGATCCACTTCTGTGATTAAGTAAATGGATGTCTCGTGGTGCGTCTACAGTTATTTATTGTTACATCCTTTTCCAGACACTGTAGAtgctataataaaaatagctGTTTGGTAACCATAGTTTCACTTGTTCAAAGCTGTGTAATCGTGGGGGTACTATCTCAACTGCTTTTGTATTGTATTAAAAGAATCTGTTTAAACAACCTTTATCTTCTCTTCAGGTTTAAGAAACGTTTATTGTAACAGTAATTAAATGCTGCCTTAATTGAAGGGGTttgggtggatttttttttctaaaaataagctGTAGGGACTATTTTAACAGCTTAAACAGGAGCTCTCAAGATGCACTTTCGTATTGAGAGGAATATGGGCTTGATCCTCTTCCTATCTAAATGGGTGGGCCATTTGATTGTAGAGGGTCCACCACAGAATTATGGGATACCTTAAGTGCTGTTACTAGGTTGCTCACAGCCTAACCTAGCGTGTTGTTTAGGGCTGATGGAGACCCATGTGAGCCTTTGCTTTCCTCTGGCCCCGGCCCCACCCTGAACACAGCTCATATGCAGAATCAGGACCAGCATGTGCAGAGCTGGCCACCAGCACAGGCTTAGGGCAGTTCAGAACCCACTTGTTTCCCTATCAGAGGGACACAGTGAAGTGGAGGTTAAAGTAAATTACAGGAAATAAGGGAGAAATCTTGCAGTTACCATGTTCAGATAGAGTGACTGAAATTAATTGTACTTACTAAAGTATTAACTAGCTAACAGTGATGGGCCAAGACGCTCCGAGAACTCTACCAGGATTGTCTGTTCTGACAACCCAGTGAGGCAGATACACTTTCTTACTGCTCACATCTTACAGGTGAGTACTCATAATTGGCCAGCATCTCACCACCAGCAAGTAGTAGGGCCAGGTCAATCCCAGGCAGTCTGACCCCAGAGTGGCCCAGTTCATCCCCTACCCTATTCTGTTATTTGCTTGTTAATgattctctagattttctaaaataatgtttCTTAGCATCGTGATGATAAAGCTCATGATGAACTTTATCACTAGTTATGCCACCTTAACTAGTCAGATTTCCTAGAATTAGGAAATGGTGAGTCTTgtctaaatttgtttaagtgaTGAATTTGGGTTACCTTCTCATGTGAACCTGGAGATTGACCAGTCTTAACTTTTGGGTCATTGTGTTTTCTCTACATTCATGCATTGGATGTTTTGCTAAATAACTCCTGTGGATTTAGGAATGTGTGCTAATAGCAATCTTcctaattttcatgtttatatggaACTATGCAGTTGAGTATTGAAAGCTTTAAACTGAGTTTATTTACAAGGACTGAGTCTAGCCTACAGAGAACATACAGCAGCCTTCTTTGGACCACAGTCTTATCCGAGGGGTCTGTGGTTGTATCAGAAGAGCCACTAAACCAATCCCCCTTTCCAAAATTGAACCTCACAGACGTTCTGTTTTTTTTGTGATTGAGAAACTGGTCAATGAACAGGAAGACTTAGAGATGTTTCACAAGcctttgatttttgtttcatttatttgtaataaACCTCTTCCACGTGATGTCTTTTATCACGTTCCAGATCACTCAAGTTTTATTTTGCTGGTACTTTGGCCACACCCTCTCCTTCCCCATGTGGAGCAAAAGCAACTTAGGGTGCTTGACCCAAAGGCTAGATTCCCATGTAAGTCCCCATGTATTACTGCTGGTTCCCGATTTCTACACCTGCTGGATTCATTGGAGGTTTGTTAAATgtcctgtttttaatttcagcCTACTCAATTTCTATGTGGGGGTGGTTCCAGGATGTCCTGTAGGTGCCAGATTTCATGGACGCTCAAGTCCCTGATAAAAATCGTGCTATTTGCATATAAcatacatcctcctgtatactttaaatcatctctattattcataatatctaaTATAAATGATATGTAAATGTCATACTGTATTTAGGGagtaatgacaagaaaaaatctacatgttcagtacagatgcaatttttttctctgaatgttCTCAACCTGAGGTTGGTTGAATTCAGATGAGGGTCAACTCTGCAAGCAGCCACTGTGAGGCACAAATGTCACAGGGAGGGCTAAGAGGCCCATCTCTCTGTTACATTGGACTGAATTTCTTGactgtcattttctttctctaggtGAAACAGCTCCAACAGATTGCGGGTTGGGGGGTGTGGCCAGAGGAAGGTGACACGGTAGTAACTGACTAATCAGTAATTTGTAAGCATGGAGAAGTTTCTCCAACCTAGGTGTTCCTTGCAGGCAGCCTTGGCAGAATGGGGTCATCTAAAAGCACCAGAAAAGTGGGGACCAAAGGCAAATGGCCGAGAAAGTGTTGAAGGGCAGGAAAAGTGGGGAAAACACGGCAaggtagtaaaaatataaatgtgtgtgccCTATCACTGCTCTAAATGGTTTATGTACATTAAAACTGGTTTTCAAAGTCTGCTCCATGGATCCCTCGGGGTCCTGGGTCTTTCCAAGGGGCCTATGAGTCAAATGTATTTTCCTACACTGAAGTTACTGcccttttcactgtgttgactTTTGCACTGATGGTGCAAAAGCAGTGACCATTAAAACCACACCTTAGCGTGAGTCAGGTAGTGGCACCATacactttcaaaaagaaaatcatttttttgaccaggtgcagtggctcacacctgtaatcccagcactttgggaggctgaggcaagaggagtcGCTCTagcccaggagtcagagaccagcctgggcaacatacaccctgtctctaccaaaaataagtTAGTTGGGCTTGATGGCATGCttatgtggtcccagctacttgggaggctgaagtgggaagatccttttgagcccaggaggttgagggtgcagtgagccatggtcacaccactgcaatccagcctggatgacagagcgagactctttctcaataATAAAGGATGAATCTTTGACATTGCataatgaaatgtgtcaacaACCGGAAGATCTGCTCACTAGACCAATATTTGCCAAATATGCATATGATGTTACAGCATCATGCACAGGTACCAGACCTTTTCAAGATGCAAGATGGACCAGTGTGACAGAAGAAAGTGTATTCAGTCTATCACTTGTTGGGTTTTGGTGCAATATCGAAGAATATCCAGTTTTGTGAAAGGCAATTAAAATACTTCTCCCTTGTCCAACTACATATCTGTGTGTGGCCAGATCTTCATATTCCAGAACAtgctgtggccaggcacagtggttcatgcctgtaacccaagcactttgggaggctgaggcaggagtatcgcttgagcctaggagttcgagaccactgggcaacaaagtgagactctgtctctacacaaaaaaaattgtttaattagcagggcatggtgatgtgtgcctgtagtcttacctacttgggaagctgagaaaggaggatccctcgagcccagggggttaagctgcagtgagccatgaccgtgCTGTTACTGGCGTTGAATCTGTACAGGTCTGCAACAGCCTCAATTCTCGCCTCCTCAGAAGAACGAATTCGGCTGAGGGGCATAATGcaggagagaccaaggcaagttttagagcaggagtgaaagtttgttaaaaagctttaggccaggcgcggtggctcacgcctgtaatcctagcactttgggaggccaaggtgggcagatcacttgaggtcagaagtttgaaaccagcctggccaacgtggtgaaaccccgtctctactaaaaacacaaaaacattagccgggcgtagtggcagaagcctgtaaccccagctactcaggaggctgaggcaagagaatcgcttgaaccagggaggcggaggttgcagtgagccgagatcacgtcactacaccccagcctgggtgacacagcaagactccgtctcaaaaaccaaaaataaaaacaaaaagctttagagcaggaatgaaagaaaagtacacttggaagagggccaagcgggCAACTAGAGAGCCAAGGCAGGGTTGGGCCTTcaacttggggttttatatgttggcgtACTTCCGGGGTCTTGTGTTACTTCTCCCGATTACACCCCTGGCATGGGCTGTCGCATacacagtggcctgccagcacttgggagaggagcagggcagtgtgtttactggagttctacacatgctcacttgaggcctTCTTCCCTTACCGGCCTAGCATTCCAGTTAGATGacgccattttgcctcttaatgcgcATGCTTGAGCCCCCCTGTCCAACTCCTGAGATGTTGTCAGGAAGCTGCtcatcaccagtttcaggtgttttctatctattgggagactgccctTCCCAGGCAccggctgtgaccaattattattttaggcaGACAGTTAACAaccgcctgaccatcacctgaggGTCAGCGGGCATCACCTGAGGGGGCAAAGGGTTAGGGGCCACTCTttctgccctgctcatgcctgactagctacctactgttaacggtgtcactgcattccagcctggtcaacagggtgagaccctgactcaaaaaaaaaaaaaaaagtgtaaaagaaTCCTAAAACCAAAACATTTGATCCTCATCATAATCCTAGTCATTGACAAGTCCAAGAGACACTGCATAATTTGAATGGACCACTCCCTTATGGAAataaactttttaactttatatagttttcagtataagCAGCTGAAAATGTGCACTTAGCAGGATGTCTTATTTATCACATGATCTTGACGCCTACTGCAAAGACACAACTGAAGCCAGCAGTGTGGTCTTTCAGCTCCTCGGCTCCCACTTCGTTTGTGGCAGTTCATCGTCCCTCACCTCCTGTGAGAGGAAGAATTCTCAACCTGTGCTCCCAAGAGCCCATCTGGTTATTCCTTCAGGCACTGATCTAGATACTGTGAGAAGGGACTTCGCGGATTTCATTAAGGTTAccaatcagctgaccttaaaagaGGGCAGTTATCCGGGTGGGTCCAATGCAGTCACACAAGCCCACAGGGGCTCACAGATAAAGGTGAAAGACACAGCAGGAGACTCAAGAGATGGCGGCCTTGGCCAGGTGCGggggcccacacctgtaatcccagcacttaggaaggccgAGGCAAgttgatcacctgaggacaggagttcaagaccagcctggccaacatggcaaaaccctggctctactcaaaatgcaaaaattatccgggcatggtggcaagtgcctgtaatcccagttactcagaggctgaggcaggagcatcacttgaaccctggaggcggaggttgctgtgagctgagatcacaccactgcctgggtgacagagggagactctgtctcaaaaaaaaaaaaaaaaaaaagaacaccctGAGGATTCCACATGCCATTGCTGGCTCTGAGATACAGGGACCATGTGCAAGGACTGGAAGCTCTGGGAACTAAGTGTGGCCTCCAGctgacagccagagagaaaacagGAACCCTGATACTACAGTCgcaagaaactgaattctgccaaaaacTCAAATACACTTGGAAAAGACTTTTTCCCAGAGCCTCCTGACAGGAACCCAGTGAACCAACACCTTAATTTTGGCCTTGTGAATCCCACAGCAGAGCAACCAGCCAAGGCTTCTGAGCTACAGAACtgtaaagataataaatttgtgtggtTTAAGTTGCTATGTTTGTGAAAAATTGTCACAGCAGCAATCGGAAACGCATATGCTTCTGTCTTGCCtcagtgggggaggggagagggaagggtaCCCTCCTCCTGCCCGAGACAATTCCAATGTCCCATTGATTCCATCTCTCAGAGCTTGTTTCTCATTTCTGCATCTGAGATTGTCTTTAGTGCTCCTCAGGATGCGTTCTGGACTTATAGTAGGATTGCACTGCCCAGATTCCTTGTGGTTGGATGGGGTTCTGTGACTAGTGAGGGTCTCAGAATACAACACCCCAAAATGAAGGCTTCAGAAGCAGCTCTCTCTGACCTCCTTCCCTCCTGTTTCTGGCCCTTCATTCTGCCCTGAAGCTGAAAACCAGAATCCCTCTTCCCCTAGgtggtc is from Pan troglodytes isolate AG18354 chromosome 4, NHGRI_mPanTro3-v2.0_pri, whole genome shotgun sequence and encodes:
- the CCT5 gene encoding T-complex protein 1 subunit epsilon isoform X1 — encoded protein: MMVDKDGDVTVTNDGATILSMMDVDHQIAKLMVELSKSQDDEIGDGTTGVVVLAGALLEEAEQLLDRGIHPIRIADGYEQAARVAIEHLDKISDSVLVDIKDTEPLIQTAKTTLGSKVVNSCHRQMAEIAVNAVLTVADMERRDVDFELIKVEGKVGGRLEDTKLIKGVIVDKDFSHPQMPKKVEDAKIAILTCPFEPPKPKTKHKLDVTSVEDYKALQKYEKEKFEEMIQQIKETGANLAICQWGFDDEANHLLLQNNLPAVRWVGGPEIELIAIATGGRIVPRFSELTAEKLGFAGLVQEISFGTTKDKMLVIEQCKNSRAVTIFIRGGNKMIIEEAKRSLHDALCVIRNLIRDNRVVYGGGAAEISCALAVSQEADKCPTLEQYAMRAFADALEVIPMALSENSGMNPIQTMTEVRARQVKEMNPALGIDCLHKGTNDMKQQHVIETLIGKKQQISLATQMVRMILKIDDIRKPGESEE